One window from the genome of Bacillus rossius redtenbacheri isolate Brsri chromosome 10, Brsri_v3, whole genome shotgun sequence encodes:
- the LOC134536346 gene encoding skin secretory protein xP2-like — MPLAGGGGGGPPPLCAPPPLRGVTAAPLAGGGHNCAPLRSLGPDWRAAAPAAGFLPSPAPAAAAHWPCPLHLPFPYPSQHHSNHPAPAAASENSPDN, encoded by the coding sequence ATGCCGCTGGCcgggggcggagggggcggcccccCGCCTCTCTGCGCGCCGCCGCCGCTGCGAGGCGTGACTGCTGCTCCCCTGGCGGGCGGCGGGCACAACTGCGCGCCGCTCCGGTCTCTGGGCCCCGACTGGCGCGCGGCTGCGCCCGCCGCCGGCTTTCTGCCCTCGCCCGCCCCCGCGGCGGCCGCCCATTGGCCCTGCCCCCTCCACCTGCCCTTCCCCTACCCCTCCCAGCATCACTCCAATCATCCCGCGCCCGCAGCCGCGTCTGAAAACTCCCCGGATAATTAG